In Posidoniimonas polymericola, one genomic interval encodes:
- a CDS encoding ABC transporter ATP-binding protein, whose amino-acid sequence MIETRGLTKKYGELFAIREININLCRGDVFGFIGPNGAGKTTTMRILATLLTPTWGEAYVGGHSIYTKPKEIRRTIGYMPDFFGVYDDMKVIEYLEFFAAAYRIDGDARRKKCDEVLGLVDLEFKREALATSLSRGMTQRLGLARVLLHDPEVLLLDEPASGLDPRARIEMRNLLKRLRGLGKTIMVSSHILPELADICNKVGIIERGELVYNDTVESLLSLLRKQLVIRVRVAESQDQAAESLRMLPVVDKVETVGDELHATLQEGSRDPSDLSAKLVGEGYRVQLLAEKEIDLETAFMTLTKGITA is encoded by the coding sequence ATGATCGAGACCCGCGGCCTCACCAAGAAGTACGGCGAGTTGTTCGCGATCCGCGAGATCAACATCAACCTCTGCCGCGGGGACGTGTTCGGCTTCATCGGCCCCAACGGCGCCGGCAAGACCACCACGATGCGGATCCTGGCGACCCTGCTTACCCCGACTTGGGGCGAGGCCTACGTCGGCGGCCACTCGATCTACACCAAGCCAAAAGAAATCCGCCGCACCATCGGCTACATGCCCGACTTCTTCGGCGTGTACGACGACATGAAAGTCATCGAGTACCTCGAGTTCTTCGCCGCCGCCTACCGCATCGACGGCGACGCCCGCCGCAAGAAGTGCGACGAGGTGCTTGGCCTGGTCGACCTCGAGTTCAAACGCGAGGCGCTCGCCACCAGCCTGTCACGCGGCATGACCCAACGACTGGGTCTGGCTCGGGTGCTGCTGCACGACCCCGAGGTGCTGCTGCTGGACGAGCCGGCGAGCGGCCTCGACCCCCGCGCACGCATCGAGATGCGCAATCTGCTGAAGCGGCTACGCGGACTCGGCAAGACGATCATGGTCTCTAGCCACATCCTGCCGGAGCTGGCCGACATCTGCAACAAGGTCGGCATCATCGAGCGCGGCGAGCTGGTCTACAACGACACCGTCGAGAGCCTGCTCAGCCTGCTCCGCAAGCAGCTTGTCATCCGCGTACGCGTCGCCGAGAGCCAAGACCAGGCGGCCGAGTCACTCCGCATGCTGCCGGTCGTCGACAAAGTCGAAACCGTCGGCGACGAGCTGCACGCAACCCTGCAGGAGGGCTCGCGCGACCCGAGCGACCTGTCCGCCAAGCTGGTCGGCGAAGGCTACCGCGTGCAGCTCCTCGCGGAGAAGGAGATCGACCTGGAAACCGCGTTCATGACCCTCACCAAGGGCATCACGGCGTAG
- a CDS encoding glycosylhydrolase-like jelly roll fold domain-containing protein — translation MLTRNTAPCTQGGAKIGVAWRTPYRLATKDALHAGDNTLEVEVANLWPNRLVGDSQPGVKRTYAKTNITRSPRTRH, via the coding sequence CTGCTCACGCGGAACACTGCCCCGTGCACCCAAGGGGGGGCGAAGATAGGCGTAGCGTGGAGGACGCCCTACCGACTGGCCACGAAAGACGCTCTGCACGCCGGCGACAACACGTTGGAAGTCGAGGTCGCAAACCTTTGGCCCAACCGCCTGGTCGGCGATTCGCAGCCCGGCGTTAAGCGGACCTACGCAAAGACCAACATTACCCGTTCACCGCGGACTCGCCACTGA
- a CDS encoding outer membrane protein assembly factor BamB family protein: MSSLRSLFALLSLSLVCSPTRADNWPHWRGEGGNGVSTTAKPPTEWSETKNVKWKVAIPGRGSGSPIVWEDQVFVVTGVPAEGGARGALDFVVLCFNRQSGDLLWKQTATTGTPHEGTHSTNNYASASPTTDGQHVYAHFGSQGLYCFTLDGQPVWSRVFGEMRTRNEFGEGSSPTIAGDKILVPWDHEGPSFLYALDKKTGEVIWRVERDEPTNWSTPLVVEHDGGEQVVMNGQNYARSYDLKTGDELWRCDGQTQRPAASAVAMGDTVFVTSGFRGSFLGAFELDGRGDIEGTPDVLWTKSRDTPDIASPLLSNGRLYYFKAKTGILTCLDAATGEPHYASERTKLRTTYASPVAANGYVYLSDRDGTTLVIKDADEYQEVATNNIGETIDATPAPVDNQLFIRGERHLFCIADE, encoded by the coding sequence ATGTCGTCTCTCAGATCGCTGTTCGCTCTCTTGTCCCTTTCGCTCGTCTGCTCGCCAACGCGCGCCGACAACTGGCCGCACTGGCGGGGCGAAGGGGGCAACGGGGTTTCAACAACCGCCAAGCCGCCTACCGAGTGGTCAGAGACTAAGAATGTGAAGTGGAAGGTGGCGATTCCTGGTCGCGGCTCTGGGTCGCCAATCGTCTGGGAAGACCAGGTGTTTGTCGTGACCGGCGTCCCTGCCGAAGGCGGCGCACGCGGCGCCCTCGACTTTGTCGTGCTCTGCTTTAATCGCCAATCTGGCGACCTCCTTTGGAAGCAGACCGCCACGACCGGCACGCCGCACGAGGGAACTCACAGCACTAATAATTACGCCTCGGCGTCGCCGACCACCGATGGCCAGCACGTTTACGCCCACTTCGGTTCTCAGGGGCTGTACTGCTTCACACTCGACGGCCAACCCGTCTGGAGCCGTGTTTTTGGCGAGATGAGGACCCGCAATGAGTTCGGCGAGGGGAGCTCGCCCACCATCGCCGGCGACAAGATCCTCGTGCCGTGGGATCACGAGGGCCCGTCGTTCCTCTACGCATTGGACAAGAAGACCGGCGAAGTCATCTGGCGGGTCGAGCGGGACGAGCCCACCAACTGGTCTACGCCGCTGGTCGTCGAGCACGACGGCGGCGAGCAGGTCGTCATGAATGGTCAGAACTACGCCCGCTCCTACGACCTAAAAACCGGCGACGAGCTCTGGCGGTGCGATGGCCAGACGCAGCGACCGGCGGCATCGGCGGTGGCGATGGGTGACACGGTGTTCGTGACCAGCGGCTTTCGGGGATCATTCCTCGGCGCTTTCGAACTCGACGGCCGCGGTGACATCGAGGGCACCCCCGATGTGCTCTGGACAAAGAGCCGCGACACGCCCGACATTGCCTCGCCGCTGCTCTCCAACGGTCGGCTGTACTACTTCAAAGCAAAGACCGGTATTCTGACCTGCCTGGACGCGGCGACTGGGGAGCCGCACTACGCGTCTGAGCGTACCAAGCTGCGGACGACCTACGCCTCGCCAGTGGCCGCCAACGGCTACGTTTACCTGTCAGATCGCGACGGCACGACGCTCGTGATCAAGGACGCCGACGAGTACCAGGAGGTCGCTACCAACAACATCGGTGAAACCATCGACGCGACACCGGCCCCGGTCGACAATCAGCTCTTCATCCGCGGTGAGCGTCATTTATTCTGCATTGCGGATGAGTGA
- a CDS encoding DUF5690 family protein produces MTRWLSTAPAPLFSAYCIVAAFGAYFCMYAFRKPFTAGTFADEALFGVDYKTVLVISQVIGYTISKFVGIRVIAELPATRRAVGIVALIAAAHAALLLFALTPRPYNFALLFLNGLPLGMVFGLVLSFLEGRRMTELLSAGLCASFIMSSGYVKSVGQAIVLNTSIGEYWMPFATGLVFWPPLLACVWMLAHVPPPGELDVAARSERAPINAQERRGILRKYGFGLAALITIYTLLTILRSLRDDFAVEIWAGLGYTETPSVFAISETLVMAAVIAVNGVAFLIKSNRAAFFTALHTITFGVLLIAATTILYLAGAINGFSYMVVMGIGAYVPYVAFHTTLFERMIALFRDKANIGYLMYLADAIGYLGYVAVLLLRNFATVDVDFLRAMTLTAAVISVCSLLAVAAAAIYFRRMDRERASEHGKHSLAPSSGVASAQIETA; encoded by the coding sequence GTGACCCGCTGGCTATCGACCGCGCCGGCGCCGCTGTTCTCGGCGTACTGCATTGTTGCTGCGTTCGGCGCCTACTTCTGCATGTACGCGTTCCGCAAGCCGTTCACCGCCGGCACGTTTGCCGACGAGGCGCTCTTCGGCGTCGACTACAAGACCGTGCTCGTGATCAGCCAGGTAATCGGCTACACAATCTCGAAGTTTGTTGGCATCAGAGTGATCGCCGAACTGCCGGCGACCCGCCGGGCCGTTGGCATCGTGGCGTTGATCGCTGCGGCCCACGCGGCGCTGCTGCTGTTCGCCCTGACGCCCCGCCCGTACAACTTTGCCCTGTTGTTCCTGAACGGGCTGCCGCTCGGCATGGTGTTTGGGCTGGTCCTCTCGTTTCTCGAGGGGCGCAGGATGACCGAGTTGCTTTCGGCCGGCCTGTGCGCCAGCTTCATCATGTCGTCGGGGTACGTGAAGTCGGTCGGGCAGGCGATTGTGCTCAACACGTCGATCGGCGAGTACTGGATGCCGTTCGCGACTGGCCTGGTCTTCTGGCCGCCGCTGCTGGCGTGCGTCTGGATGTTGGCGCACGTTCCGCCCCCCGGTGAGCTGGACGTGGCGGCGCGCTCCGAGCGGGCCCCAATCAACGCCCAGGAGCGGCGTGGCATCCTGCGGAAGTACGGTTTTGGGCTGGCGGCGCTGATCACGATCTACACCCTGCTCACCATTCTCCGCAGCCTCCGAGACGACTTCGCGGTAGAGATCTGGGCCGGGCTTGGCTACACGGAGACCCCTAGCGTCTTCGCCATCTCCGAAACTCTTGTCATGGCCGCAGTGATCGCCGTGAACGGCGTCGCGTTTCTCATAAAGTCTAACCGTGCCGCGTTCTTTACGGCGCTGCACACCATCACTTTTGGCGTGCTGCTGATCGCCGCTACCACCATCCTGTACCTTGCCGGGGCCATCAACGGGTTTAGCTACATGGTCGTGATGGGGATCGGCGCCTACGTGCCGTATGTCGCGTTCCACACGACGCTATTCGAACGGATGATCGCCCTGTTCCGCGACAAGGCCAACATCGGCTACCTCATGTACCTCGCGGACGCGATTGGCTACCTCGGCTACGTCGCCGTGCTGCTGCTGAGGAACTTTGCCACGGTCGACGTCGACTTCCTGCGGGCCATGACGCTTACCGCCGCCGTCATCAGCGTCTGCAGCCTACTGGCAGTCGCGGCGGCCGCGATCTACTTCCGCCGAATGGATCGCGAGCGCGCATCGGAGCATGGAAAGCATTCCCTCGCCCCATCGAGCGGTGTTGCCTCAGCGCAAATTGAGACAGCTTGA
- a CDS encoding iron-containing alcohol dehydrogenase, translated as MPIADSDAPTTWSKWIGTKDLTLVRGVGQAVHGGLHELPAALTACGATRVLAVVDEGAVRAAGVAREFEDVLDRYPHELFTQFGPNPTVQHAAAATAAAKHVRADCVVAVGGGSCLDVAKLAAVGVRQSGGLDLAAIPPSSDGCDGAPLIAAPTTSGSGSEATHFAVAYANAKKKSFAHPTLRPRHVLLDRRFALAMPPGLAAAAGLDALAQSLESRWAVGADERSIEYSAAAAGLIAGSLVESVTAGTESARLRMMIGAFLAGQAINRSKTTAAHAMSYQLTSRYKIPHGHAVALLLGWVGAANAVASAGDCNHPGGDEHVRRSVRAAGAWLGVAPAGLPGRVASLLEQLGLATNLRDAGVNPDDLASLAAGVDPTRLGNNPRRFTSDQLHAIYRQAWDGNVRDRTAAVDD; from the coding sequence ATGCCCATCGCCGACAGCGACGCCCCGACAACCTGGTCCAAATGGATCGGCACAAAAGACCTGACGCTGGTGCGGGGCGTCGGGCAGGCGGTGCACGGCGGGCTTCATGAACTCCCCGCCGCGCTGACGGCTTGCGGAGCGACCCGCGTGCTTGCAGTCGTTGACGAGGGCGCCGTGCGGGCGGCCGGCGTCGCACGCGAGTTCGAGGACGTCCTCGATCGCTACCCGCATGAGCTCTTCACCCAATTCGGGCCGAATCCAACAGTGCAGCACGCAGCCGCCGCCACGGCCGCCGCGAAACACGTGCGGGCGGACTGCGTCGTTGCGGTTGGCGGGGGCTCGTGCCTGGATGTCGCCAAGCTTGCCGCGGTTGGGGTTCGGCAGAGCGGCGGGCTCGACCTGGCTGCGATCCCACCGTCGTCCGACGGGTGCGATGGAGCGCCGCTGATTGCCGCGCCGACGACCTCGGGCTCTGGCAGCGAGGCGACGCACTTCGCCGTGGCCTACGCCAACGCCAAGAAGAAGTCGTTCGCCCACCCGACGCTGCGGCCACGGCACGTGCTGCTCGACCGCCGGTTCGCCCTGGCGATGCCGCCCGGCTTGGCCGCCGCAGCGGGGCTCGACGCCCTGGCGCAGTCGCTCGAATCGCGCTGGGCGGTCGGGGCGGACGAGCGTTCGATCGAGTACTCGGCCGCGGCCGCCGGCCTGATCGCCGGCTCGTTGGTCGAGAGTGTCACCGCGGGGACCGAGTCCGCGCGTCTGCGGATGATGATCGGCGCGTTCCTCGCAGGACAGGCGATCAACCGCAGCAAGACCACCGCGGCGCACGCGATGTCGTACCAGCTTACTTCCCGCTACAAGATACCGCACGGCCACGCCGTTGCCCTGCTGCTCGGTTGGGTCGGAGCCGCCAATGCAGTCGCGTCCGCGGGCGACTGCAACCACCCCGGCGGAGACGAGCACGTGCGGCGGTCGGTCCGCGCTGCGGGAGCCTGGCTGGGGGTCGCCCCCGCCGGTCTTCCTGGACGAGTCGCCTCGCTGCTCGAGCAGCTTGGGCTCGCCACGAACCTGCGGGACGCGGGCGTTAATCCCGACGACCTGGCCTCGCTGGCCGCGGGGGTCGACCCGACCCGGCTGGGCAACAACCCCCGTCGGTTCACGAGTGATCAGCTGCATGCCATCTATCGCCAGGCCTGGGATGGGAACGTCAGAGACAGGACCGCCGCGGTCGACGATTAG
- a CDS encoding LamG-like jellyroll fold domain-containing protein, translating to MLRTTLACALAVGASLAALPASAHKGPDPLARWVFNNDAVNGRTCKAVIGPDARIEGGAEVVADGLGESLHFSGRGSMVVVADDLLAVKDKLPSRAMTVSAWVSIEKPQEFGGLFGVLQDNGGAETGWLLGYDREHFYFALATDGADDGDGQMTYLRGSARHERGRWAHVVAVYDGETMELYVNGELDGSSDAQSGDILYPEHAAVTIGGYRDDNENYPHAGSVREVAVYDSAATGAWVEHEFSHRKNLVALRPERTRPPGRADAFNFLVRPYLQYGTKHEMTVMCQTTTPGTTVVHYGPTADCELSESSDNLNEIQEVTLSGLDPETQYFYRVESQSDTGETVLSDVSTFATAVNDDTPFAFAVFGDTQWNAVVAARVASHAWAQRPSFLLHAGDLVDTGTNDSHWTQHFFPSMHELISRVPLFPVLGNHEQDAENYYQYMSLPDPEHYYSFRYGCAEFFMIDSNRNVGADSEQYAWLDRQLDQSTAKWKIVCHHHPPYSSDENDYGDLWKTNQSTRGAERVRPLTQLYDAHGVDIVWNGHIHSYERTWPVRDGKAVEAGAGPVYMITGGAGGGLETPAPTRSFFQNVVRRGHHYVMVHVNGDTLEMRSFDIDDRMFDTLTIQKPTAKTAD from the coding sequence ATGCTTAGGACCACGCTCGCCTGTGCTCTGGCGGTCGGCGCCTCGCTCGCTGCTCTCCCAGCCAGCGCGCACAAGGGGCCCGACCCACTCGCCCGTTGGGTGTTCAACAACGACGCGGTCAACGGCCGCACTTGTAAGGCGGTTATTGGTCCCGACGCCCGCATTGAGGGCGGCGCGGAGGTTGTCGCCGACGGGCTGGGCGAGTCGCTCCACTTCAGCGGCCGCGGATCGATGGTCGTAGTCGCCGACGACCTGCTCGCCGTAAAAGACAAGCTGCCTAGCCGGGCGATGACGGTGTCGGCCTGGGTGTCGATCGAAAAGCCGCAGGAGTTCGGAGGTCTGTTCGGCGTGCTCCAGGACAACGGCGGGGCAGAGACTGGCTGGCTGTTGGGTTACGACCGCGAGCACTTCTATTTCGCCCTGGCCACCGACGGGGCCGACGACGGCGACGGTCAGATGACCTACCTACGCGGCTCGGCGAGGCATGAGCGCGGCCGCTGGGCGCACGTCGTGGCGGTGTACGACGGCGAGACCATGGAGCTGTACGTCAACGGCGAGCTCGACGGCTCATCGGACGCACAGTCGGGTGACATCCTCTATCCCGAGCACGCGGCAGTCACGATCGGCGGCTACCGCGACGACAACGAGAACTACCCGCACGCAGGCTCTGTACGCGAGGTTGCGGTCTACGACTCGGCCGCCACCGGCGCCTGGGTCGAGCACGAGTTTTCCCATCGCAAGAACCTGGTTGCCCTCCGCCCCGAACGGACGCGTCCGCCCGGCCGGGCCGACGCGTTCAATTTCCTCGTGCGGCCCTACCTGCAGTACGGCACAAAGCACGAGATGACCGTCATGTGCCAGACCACCACGCCCGGCACGACGGTAGTCCACTACGGCCCGACCGCGGACTGCGAGCTGAGCGAGAGCAGCGACAACCTGAACGAGATCCAAGAAGTCACGCTCTCCGGCCTGGACCCTGAAACCCAGTACTTCTACCGGGTTGAGTCGCAATCCGATACCGGCGAGACGGTGCTCAGCGACGTCTCTACGTTCGCCACCGCGGTCAACGACGACACCCCATTCGCGTTCGCCGTGTTCGGCGACACCCAGTGGAACGCGGTAGTCGCGGCCCGCGTCGCCTCGCACGCTTGGGCGCAGCGGCCGAGTTTCCTCCTGCACGCCGGCGATCTGGTCGACACCGGCACGAACGACTCGCACTGGACACAGCACTTCTTCCCCAGCATGCACGAGCTGATCTCCCGCGTGCCGCTGTTCCCGGTGCTCGGAAACCACGAGCAGGACGCCGAGAACTACTACCAGTATATGTCCCTTCCGGATCCCGAGCACTACTACAGCTTCCGCTACGGCTGCGCCGAGTTCTTCATGATCGACAGCAACCGCAACGTGGGCGCCGACTCTGAGCAGTACGCGTGGCTCGACCGGCAGCTCGACCAGTCGACAGCGAAGTGGAAGATCGTTTGCCACCACCATCCACCCTACTCGTCGGACGAGAACGACTACGGTGACCTCTGGAAAACCAACCAGAGCACCCGGGGCGCCGAGCGGGTGCGACCCCTCACCCAACTCTACGACGCCCACGGCGTCGACATCGTCTGGAACGGCCACATCCACTCGTACGAGCGCACCTGGCCTGTCCGCGACGGCAAGGCGGTCGAGGCCGGCGCCGGGCCGGTCTACATGATTACCGGTGGCGCCGGCGGCGGGCTAGAGACCCCGGCCCCCACCCGCTCGTTCTTCCAGAACGTGGTCCGCCGCGGCCACCACTACGTGATGGTGCACGTGAACGGCGACACGCTCGAGATGCGATCGTTCGACATCGACGACCGCATGTTTGACACGCTGACGATCCAGAAGCCCACGGCCAAGACGGCAGACTAA
- a CDS encoding alkaline phosphatase family protein codes for MTVAGVLAWQSRGQASNRVLVIGIDGAGGQYVTQASTPTLDALAAAGVARYDFLNEGALVESPPDGYGASGVNWSTILTGASAAHHGVSDNSFAGQNFDQFPHFFQHAKQHDSSLTTVSLANWTPINTHIAPDQYTDIEVGYDLGTVEQQDQAVADDAADLLGFTDPDALFLHFDQVDHAGHAYSWGSPQHLLAIESVDSLVGAVVDAVNARPGVLSGAEDWLILVTADHGAAPGAFGHYASQGEPNWEVPFFASGPSVAPGTSLQQGTLRDVAATALWHLGVDPFAAGLDGAVRGLEVPAPNGVAGDVNQDGLLSGDGSGLAAEDDVTAFLDNWLVRGVGGVESRYRRGDLNFDGVTDLSDWALLNKLNPAIGQATLRGLSGMAPEPSAAVLSLAVSSLLASQRPPHN; via the coding sequence ATGACGGTTGCGGGAGTGCTTGCCTGGCAGAGTCGTGGGCAGGCGAGCAACCGCGTTCTGGTGATCGGGATCGACGGGGCCGGCGGCCAGTACGTGACGCAGGCGAGCACCCCAACCCTCGACGCCCTGGCGGCCGCCGGCGTGGCGCGATACGACTTCCTCAACGAGGGCGCTTTGGTAGAGTCGCCGCCGGACGGCTACGGCGCCAGCGGCGTGAACTGGTCCACTATCCTCACCGGCGCATCGGCGGCGCACCACGGTGTATCCGACAACAGCTTCGCCGGCCAGAATTTCGACCAATTCCCACATTTCTTCCAGCACGCCAAGCAGCACGACAGCTCGCTCACGACGGTCTCCCTGGCCAACTGGACGCCGATCAACACCCATATCGCTCCCGATCAGTACACAGACATCGAGGTTGGCTACGACCTCGGAACGGTCGAGCAACAGGACCAGGCCGTCGCGGACGACGCGGCAGACCTGCTCGGGTTTACCGACCCGGACGCCCTGTTCCTGCACTTCGATCAGGTCGATCACGCGGGGCACGCCTACTCCTGGGGGAGCCCGCAGCACCTATTGGCCATCGAGAGCGTGGACTCGCTGGTAGGCGCCGTTGTTGACGCGGTCAACGCGCGCCCCGGCGTTCTCTCTGGCGCCGAGGACTGGCTGATTCTGGTCACCGCCGACCACGGCGCGGCTCCGGGCGCGTTCGGCCACTACGCCAGCCAAGGCGAGCCCAACTGGGAGGTTCCGTTCTTCGCCAGCGGCCCCAGCGTAGCGCCGGGGACCTCGCTGCAGCAGGGGACGCTCCGCGACGTTGCGGCGACCGCGCTCTGGCATCTGGGGGTCGACCCGTTTGCCGCCGGGCTCGACGGCGCCGTTCGCGGGCTGGAAGTGCCTGCCCCCAACGGAGTCGCCGGCGACGTCAATCAGGACGGCCTGCTGTCGGGCGACGGCTCAGGCCTTGCCGCGGAGGACGACGTCACCGCGTTTCTCGACAACTGGCTCGTGCGTGGCGTAGGCGGCGTCGAGAGCCGCTACCGTCGAGGCGACCTGAACTTTGATGGCGTCACGGACCTGTCCGACTGGGCATTGCTCAACAAGCTAAACCCCGCCATCGGCCAGGCGACCCTACGGGGTCTGTCCGGCATGGCGCCGGAGCCGAGCGCGGCAGTCTTGTCGCTTGCGGTTTCGTCGCTGCTGGCGAGCCAACGGCCGCCTCACAATTAA
- a CDS encoding DUF1559 domain-containing protein, producing the protein MQHLCHKETAAFPRAKRVGFTLVELLVVIAIIGVLIALLLPAVQAAREAARRSQCSNSLKQMGLACLNYETTYGTLPPGTYLGEGSAWSAFILPYLEEGSMFEYLEIGEDKNGNYQWAHPGAYDNVADLGKTYQNIVLCETVLPVYRCPSMGLPEHMYDLSAVSWVVNQRVPGSYIGVASGLIRSQYPTYWIRGRRSPDAPPLYKGADGVLVGVHHQQDRKSGSIALRKITDGTSKTAMIGEAVSDFETNETLGHEKEAREGDRKDHWYGGSDDIDTTISGSENDFSDPSEFLGSTGVGINLLSEPAENQRLCRTATSPECQALQLSFGSSHSGGVVQMVFVDGHVETINDSIEAEVWSDLGSRAGQVLSTGGADRR; encoded by the coding sequence ATGCAGCATTTATGCCACAAGGAAACGGCAGCATTCCCCCGTGCTAAGCGGGTCGGTTTCACCCTGGTCGAACTGCTGGTGGTCATCGCCATCATCGGTGTGCTCATCGCGCTCCTGCTGCCGGCGGTGCAGGCCGCTCGCGAGGCGGCCCGACGGTCGCAGTGCTCAAACAGCCTGAAGCAGATGGGGCTGGCCTGCCTGAACTACGAAACCACCTACGGCACGCTGCCGCCGGGAACCTATCTTGGCGAAGGCAGCGCGTGGAGCGCCTTCATCCTCCCCTACCTCGAAGAGGGGTCGATGTTCGAGTACCTCGAAATTGGCGAGGATAAGAACGGCAACTATCAATGGGCTCACCCGGGCGCCTACGACAACGTCGCTGACCTGGGGAAGACCTACCAGAACATCGTGCTGTGCGAAACGGTGCTGCCGGTCTACCGTTGTCCGTCGATGGGTCTGCCGGAACACATGTACGACCTGTCGGCGGTAAGCTGGGTAGTGAACCAGCGGGTGCCCGGCTCGTACATTGGCGTCGCGTCCGGCCTGATCCGATCTCAGTACCCGACCTACTGGATACGCGGCCGCCGTTCGCCCGACGCCCCGCCGCTTTACAAGGGCGCCGACGGGGTGCTGGTCGGAGTGCACCACCAACAGGACCGCAAGAGCGGCTCGATTGCGCTCCGCAAGATAACCGACGGCACGTCCAAGACCGCGATGATTGGCGAGGCGGTCTCTGACTTTGAGACCAACGAGACACTCGGTCACGAGAAAGAGGCCCGCGAAGGCGACCGCAAGGACCACTGGTACGGCGGCAGCGACGATATCGACACCACCATCAGCGGCAGCGAGAACGACTTCAGCGACCCGTCTGAATTCCTCGGCTCGACAGGCGTCGGCATTAACCTGCTGAGCGAACCGGCGGAGAACCAACGGCTCTGTCGCACGGCGACCTCGCCCGAATGCCAGGCGCTGCAGCTCAGCTTCGGCAGCTCGCATTCCGGTGGCGTGGTGCAGATGGTGTTCGTGGACGGGCACGTCGAGACGATCAACGACTCGATCGAGGCCGAAGTCTGGAGCGACCTTGGCAGCCGCGCCGGTCAGGTGCTGAGCACCGGCGGCGCCGACCGTCGGTAG